CACTCCCAGCCCCCTTGGGGCAGGGGGTAGCGGTACCAGGCCACCCAGACCGGGAAGGAAAGCCCCCAAAGGTAGACCCCGGCTCCCCTGCCGCCTGAGGTCCCCAAGCCTCCCCCCTTCCCGCAGCCTCCGGTCCCGCCGCATCCCCACCACCGCTTCAAAACCCAACCGCTTCACCCCGAAAAGGAACCAGGTGGTGCCAAAGGCCGCATCCGCGGCCACCCGTATCCGGAAGGCCCGGCGCATCCAGGGGGGCAGAGAGGCCAGGAGGCTTAGGGCCAGGCGGGAGAGGGCCTTCTCCCCCTTGCCCCGCCAGAGGCGGTAGGCCCAAGGGATGCGGAGGTCTCCGGTAGACGAGGTAGAGGACCACCAGATGGAGTCCCCACTTGCCGTGAAAAAAGGAGAGGGGCAGGGCCTGGAAACGGCCCCGCTTCTCCAGAGTGACTAGGTCCAGGACCACCAGGAGACGGGGCTTGGGGCCTTTTTTCTTTCTGGCCCGGTCCAGGGCTTTCTCGGCCTCTTTTCTTGCCAGGCGGATGAGAGCGCGGGTGGGCCAGGGGTAGCGGTTGAGGAAGCGAGAGAGGGCGGAGGGGGACTTGACCTGGCTGTGCTGGGGTCTGGCCTTGCCGTGGCCGTGGAGGAGGAGCAAGAGCAGGGCCTTGAGGGATTCCTGGAGGTGGGGGCTTGGCAAAAGGGCCAGGAGGGTCCAAAGTAGGGACAGGGCCGCTTGGGTCATGGCACCCGTCATCAGACGGGAAACCAGCGGCCCCTTTCAAGTGGTCCTGGCGCATAGGTATCCCCAGGGTGCATAAGTGCAAGTTTTGAGTCAACCGACTTTTTTACATGAGTCGCTGCGCGCCTAGACTTGCGCGTTTGGGGGGTGAGGGTTGTATGATTATGTGCAGCGAGGGGGAGGTTTTCCCGGTCGGACCTTGAAAACACGGGCTTTGGCGTCAGGGATGGGATTAACGCGATATTACACTCCCTGCTAATTCCGAGTTATCCACAGGGAATTGCCTGTGGATAACTGGGGGGTGTCCAAAACGCCCTCAAAAACCCCGTCCAGGACGGACCTCCGAAACGGCAGAGTTGCAAAAAGGTCAGCCTCGTAAGGGGATTGCAACTCGCCGGGGTTCGCCGCGGCGACGACGCGGCCCTCGTAGTGGAAGGTTGCAAAAAGGTCAGCCTCGTAAGGGGATTACCACCTACCCCACGAGAACCCCCCAGGCATTCCCCCCAAGCACTTGACAAGAAAAGCCCAAGTGCCTAATATAGCCTTGCGCGTCGGTACGCCGGGATGGCGGAATTGGTAGACGCGCTAGCTTGAGGGGCTAGTGGCCGCTAAGGCCGTAGGGGTTCAAGTCCCCTTCCCGGCACCAAAACACCCCCCCCAACCAGGGGGGGTTACGCATTTCAATTCCCGCCCAGACCACAATTCCCCGTGCTAGAATAAAAGTAGCTTTTTCATTTTTCCGCGATCATGATGACCTCCCTAGTCACACCCCACACCCTCTGGAAGCACCTCGAACCCAAGCTCGGCTACCTCACCCCCCAACAACGCAACCGGGTGCAGGAAGCCCTGGAGTTCGCCTTCACCGCGCACGACGGACAGCACCGCAAAAGCGGCGACCCCTTCATCACGCACCCCGTCGCCGTCGCGGGCATCCTAGCCGAACTCAAGATGGACGAAGACACCCTCATCGCCGGGCTCCTCCACGACACGGTCGAGGACACCGACGTCACCCTCGACGCGATCGAAGCCCGCTTCGGGCCCACCGTCCGGCGCATCGTCGAAGGCGAAACCAAAGTCAGTAAACTCCCCAAGATCGCGGAATCCATCGAGGACGAACAAGCCGAAAACCTCCGGCAGATGTTCATCGCCATGACCGAGGACGTGCGCATCATCATCGTCAAACTCGCCGACCGCCTACACAACATGCGCACCCTCGAGTTCATGCCCCCCGAAAAACAACAACGCATCTCCCGCGAAACCCTCGAGATCTTCGCACCGCTCGCGCACCGCCTCGGCATCGGGCAGATCAAATGGGAGCTCGAGGACCTCGCGTTCCGGTACCTGCACCCCGAAGAGTGCGCGGCCCTCGAGGTGCGCCTCAGCCACCACCGCGCCGAACACCAAGCGATCGTCGAACGCGCCAAAGCCGCGCTCGAAGAAGCGCTCGCCAAAGACTACGTGCTGAAACTCGCGGTGCAGGAGTACACCGTCACGGGGCGCACCAAGCACCTCTACAGCATCTGGAAAAAAATGGAGCGCGACGGGAAAACCCTCGAGCAAATCTACGACCTTCTCGCCCTGCGCGTCATCCTTGATCCGCGCCCCAGCAGCGACCCCGAGGAAGCCAAAGCCCGCGAAAAACAAGTGTGCTACCACGTGATCGGCCTCGTGCACGCGCTATGGCAACCCATCCCCGGCCGGGTCAAGGACTACATCGCGATGCCCAAACCCAACGGGTACCAGTCCCTGCACACCACGGTCATCACCTGGCAAGGCATGCCCCTCGAGGTGCAGATCCGCACGCGGGAGATGCACCGCATCGCCGAGTACGGGATCGCCGCGCACTGGCTGTACAAGGAAGGCCTGACGAACCCCGAGGAAGTCAAGCGCCGCGTGAGCTGGCTGCGCGCGATCCAGGAGTGGCAGCAGGAGTTCTCCAGCTCGCGGGAGTTCGTCGAGGCCGTCACGAAAGACCTTCTGGGCGGCCGGGTCTTCGTCTTCACGCCCAAAGGCCAGATCATCAACCTTCCCAAAGGCGCGACCCCGGTGGATTTCGCGTACCACATCCACACCGAGGTCGGGCACAGCATGATCGGGGCCAAGGTGAACGGGCGGATCGTGCCCCTCTCGTACGAGCTGCAAAACGCGGACATCGTGGAGATCATCACCTCCAAAGCCTCCACCGGCCCCTCCAAGGACTGGCTGAACTACGCCAAGACCCGCTCCGCGCGCAGCAAGATCCGGCACTTCTTCCGCGAGCAAGAGCGCGGTGAAACGCTCGTTAAAGGCCAACGCGCCCTGGAGAAGTACCTCAAGCGGCGCGGCCTGCCCCTCCCCAAAGAGGCGGAGCTCGAGGCCATCGCGCAGAAACTCCTGGGGCACGCCTCCCCCGAGGACCTGTACCTCGCGATCGTGCAAGGGCGCGTCACCACCGCGCAGGTCGCGCGCCTATTGGTCCCGGAGGAGGAACGCACGCCCCGCATCGCGCCGCCCCCCGACAAGAAACAACCCCTGAACCTGGGCGTGTACCTCGAAGGGGACCTCAAAGCGCCCATCAAGATGGCCTCGTGCTGCCGCCCCGTGCGGGACGACGCGATCCTAGGGTACGTGACGCGCGGTCGGGGCGTGACGGTGCACCGCACGGACTGCCCGAACATGAAGCGCCTGCTGCGCGAGCAGCCGGAGCGCTGCCTCGCCGCGCGGTGGGACTCGAGCACAAACGGCACGTACCTGGTGCAGCTCCACATCGAAGCGGACGACCGCGCGGGGTTGTTGCGGGACGTGCTGAACGTCTTCGCGTTGATGGGCAAGTCCGTTCTCAGTGCGGACACGCAGGTGAGCGGCACGACCGCCTCGATGCAGCTGCGTTTCGAGGTCAAGGACGCGCAAGAACTCGCGCGGATCAAGGAAGGCATCCGCAAGATCCCGGAGATCCGCCGGATCACCCGAATGTAACCCCATGCTCCTGGCGTGGTTCGCGCTCGCGTACGGCGTAGGGCTCGCGGCCGAACGGCTCGGCTGGCTCCGCGCGGGCAGCGCGTGGGCCGCAGGGCTCGTGGGCGGGCTTGTCCTGTACGGGGGTGGGCTTCCTGCTGCCTTCCTCCTCCTGGCGTTCGTGGCGGTGGGGCACTGGGCGAGCCGCCGAAACCCCAACAGCGAGGACCGGCGCGGGCGCACCGCGCCTCAGGTCCTCGCGAACGGGCTGCCCGCTGCGCTCGCCCTCGCGCTGGGTAGCCCCGCCTTCTTCCTGGGCGCGCTCGGAGCTGCCCTCGCGGACACGCTCGCCACGGAGGTAGGCCGCGCCGCCCCCTGGGCGTGGCGGCCGGACCGGGGACGAGTCCCGAGCGGCACGAACGCCGCCGTGAGCCTCCACGGGACCCTCGCGCTCCTCGCGGGCAGCGCCCTCCTCTCCCTGGCTGCGCCGTTCTTCGCGACACAATCCATGGCGGTGTTCCTGGGTGGTGTGGCTGGCGCGGTGCTGGACAGCCTCACCGGGTTTTACCTGGAGGAGCGCGTTCCCTGGTGGGGGAACAACCTCAACAACACGATCGCGACGGCCTTCGGTGGGCTCGTCGCGCTCGCGCTCGCCTAACCTCGGGGTATGCTAAAGCCCGTGAAGGTCAGCGAACTCCCGGAGGACACCCAGAAGCGGCTCGTGCACCGGCTGAGCCGCATCGAAGGGCACGTGCGTGCCGTGAAACGCATGCTCGAGGAAGGCCAGTCCTGCAACGACGTGCTCCTCCAACTCGCCGCGATCGCCTCCGCGGTCGGCAAGGTGGAGGCGGAACTCTTAAAAGCCCACCTCACCTCCTGCGTCCTGGGCGAAGGCCGCGAGCGCGACGTGGAGGAGCTCTTAAAAGCCATCGACCGGTTGTTCTAAGCGCCCGCCAGCCCCGCAGCTTCCAGGGCCAGCTCCGCCCGGCCCGGCGGGTACACCACCCCGCTCGCCGCCGTCACGTACGCGCGCACCGCTTCCCGCGCGCCCTCCGGGCAAGCCACGAGGCTTCCCGGCCACCCCGCCACAGCCCGCATGACCTCGAGGTCGTCCTCCCCGTCCCCCAGCACCACCGCCCGCGGTTGGTCCAGCCCCCAAGCGTGCAGGACGGCCTCGAGGCCGGTGACCTTGGTGAGCTGCCGGGCGGAGAGGCCCACGAGGTCCGCGGGGTAGTAAAAGAACTGCACCGCGAGCCAGTCCGGCACGCTCGGCGCGGCCCGGTTCGGTGGGGGCAGGAAGGAAAGCTTCGCCTCCCGCCGGGCCTCCAGGGCGAGGGCCGCCTCGAGGGCCGAGGCGTTCTGGCCGTCCTCGGCCGCGGCGCACTCGGCCAGCACGCGCAGCAGTAAAGCCGCGGCGGTGCGGCACACCTGGTCCGCCTCGCGGCTGCCCTCGGGCGCGTTGGGTTTGAGGGCGATGTTGAACTCGTTCCCTTGGAGGTGGAACTCCCGGCACCCCCACCCCAACGCGGTGCGGCACGCGTGGAAGATGCCCTCGCGCACGCGGTCGAACACGCGCAGCAGCCGGCGATCCAAAAGCGCGTAGAGCGGGATCTTACGCACCCCTAACGGCCCGGGGAGGTACACGCCCGCCCCGTGCTCGTACACGACGGCGAACCGCCCCGAATACACCACGCGCCGCCCGAAAACCTGCTGCACCAACCCCATCACGTGCTCGAGCGTCTGCCCGGTGTTCACCACCACGTGCAGCCGCGGACGCGCGTGGTGCGCGCGGCAGACCGCCTCGAGGGTCGCTTGAGGGATCTTACCGTCGGTCTGGACGAGGTCTCGAAGCGTGCCGTCGAGGTCAAGGACCAGCACTTCCGCCTGGGTACCGCGCATGCAACCCCCTTCCCGGCTTGTGCTCGGAGCGAACGGTGTCCTCGCGCCTTCCCCCTAAGGGTAGGGGGCGGCGGGGGACGGGGAGGTATCGCAGCGCACGGCCCTCGGGCGGTCTAGGATGAGGGGGATGCAGCCGCGACTCGGGACCCTGATCTACTGCTTGCGAGACAGGCAGGTGCTCCTGATGCACCGGGCCAAGGAGCCGAACCTAGGGCTTTGGGTGCCGCCCGGAGGGAAGCTCGAGCCGGGCGAGGACCCCAGGGCGGGCGCGTTGCGGGAGCTTCGGGAGGAGACGGGGCTCGCGGCGCACGACCTGCGGTTCCGCGCCGTGGTGACGATCGTGGAGCACGTACCGCACGGCCCGGACTGGTGGGTGCTTTTTTTGTACGCCGCCACCCAATGGGCGGGGACGCTCCGGGAGGAAAGCCCGGAAGGCCGGCTCGCCTGGTGGCCGGTGCGCGAGGTGCCGCGCCTGGCGTTACCGCCAGCGGACGCGCGGTTCTTCGCCCGAGCGGTGGACCTTGACGCGCCGCCGTTCCACGCGCGGTACGAGTTCGACGCGGCGTTTCGCTTGCGGAGCGCGGAGGTGCACGCCGTTTAAAAGGCGCGGTTCGTCTCGGGGTCGCGCCCGTACCCCATCTCGTACAGCAGGTCGCGCAGCGCACCCGCGAGCATCACCGCGGTGCGGGGGGTGAGGGTGTAGCGTTCAAGCCCCACCACGAGGAGCGGCGGCACCCAGGCAAGGCCGGGCTTGCCCCAGGGTTCGCTGTGCCGGATACGGAGGGTCAACCAGTACGCCTCGAACGCGGCCAGCTCCACCCCCCCCACGCCGCCCAGCCGCACCACCGCGTCCTGAGTCTCGGGGACCTGCAGGGGACGCCACTCCAGTACCAGCGCGCGTCCGTCCACCTCGAGCGACGCGTAGACGCGCCAGGAGGCGTCCGTGCTGGAGTCGGGGTGGGGACCTTCTCGCTCAATCACTTCTTTTTCAGCTTCGCACGAGACCGGCGCCACACGTGTGACGGGTGCCGCTCCGGTAGCATGAGGGTAGATGCCGTGTTGCCTAAGGTGGCTTCTGTGGCTCGTCGTCTGGGGGGGGAGCCTCGCGCTCGCGCAGCCAGCAGTCTGGTACGAAGTGCAGCCCGGGGACACCCTCTACCGCATCGCCCAGCGCTACGGCACCACAATCCCAGCGCTCGTCGCAGCCAACCGCCTCGAGGACCCCAACGTGCTCGCGGTCGGGCAGCGCCTCCGCATTCCCGGCGAACACCCCTGGCCTCAGACCTGGCCGGCCCCCATCCAAGGCGTACGGGTCACGCCCCACCCCGTGGTGCAGGGCCAGGCGTTCGGGGTGCGGGTCGCGCTGGAGCGGCCCGTTCCCCTCGAGGCTCGCTTCCAGGGGGTGCGCTACCCCCTGGCTCCCCGGGAAGGCGCGGCGGTCGGGGTGGTCGCGGTCGGCGCGCTCACGCCGCCGGGCGTGCACGACCTCGAGGTCACCGGTCCCGGGATCGCCTTGCGCTTGCCGCTCCGGGTGGTGGACGGGGGGTACGCGCGCGAGGTGATCCGCATTCCCCCAAGCCGGAGCGGGCTCCTCGAGGCCGGGCGGGTGCGCGCGGAGCTCGAGCGGGTGCGCGCGGTTTGCGCGGCGTTCGAGCTGGTGCAACGCTGGCGGGGGCCGTGGCGGTACCCGGTGCAGCCTCCGGTCCGGACCTCTCGCTTTGGGACGCGGCGCGCGTATAACGGCGGGCCGTACACGAGCTACCACGCGGGGACCGACCTCAAGGGGGCGGAGGGCGCCCCGGTGTACGCGCCGGCGGACGGGGTGGTGGCGCTCGCCGAGCCGCTCGAGGTGCGGGGCAACGCGGTGATCCTGCGGCACGGCCTTGGGGTGTGCAGCGGGTACGGGCACTTAAGCCGCCTCGCGGTGCGCGCCGGGCAGGTGGTGCGGCAAGGGGAGGTCCTGGGGTACGTGGGGCAGACGGGCCTCGTGACGGGCCCGCACCTGCACTGGGAGGTGCGGGTGCGGGGGGTGCCGGTGGACCCGGAGGCGTGGGTCGTGCCGGGAGTCCTCTCGGGGAGGGATTGACCCTGGAGCTTGCTCCAGGGTTTACACTATAACCCTGAATTCAGCGACATCCCGGAGGCCGCCCGGATAGGGCGGAAGGAGGCTTGCGGAATGAATAGGACCCTGAATCGGTTCGGCGCAGCCGCGTGCTTGCTGGGGATCGCCGTGGGAGCGTTCGGGGTAGCGCAGTCCGGGCCAACGGCAGCGGAACCGTTCGCGCCCCTCACGCTGGACCTCCGCGATATCGGGCCGAGCCACACCAAGTACCTGCCCGACCCGCCCAAGGGCCAGGTCACGGTCCAGTTCCTGGCACGCGCGATCAACGCGCGCATCCCGGGTGAGTTCCGGTTCTACCTGGCGGCCCCGGAGGTCCGCCGGCTCTGGACGACCCTTTCCCTGCCCCAGGGAGCGGCGGTGCCCAAGGGATCGCTCCTCGAAAACGGCATCGCCTTCGTCGAGCCCGGGAAGTTCTACAGCCTCGAGGTCGTGTACGAAAACCCCACCGATCGGGAGATCCGGTTCCTGGTGGTCGCGCCGGAGGTGGATCCGCAGGCGGCGTTGCCCTTCGCGCGCGCCCGCTGCTGGTGTGCCTCGATCCCATTCGAGGCACCGCCAGGAGGCGCGTTCCTCCGCACGATCCAGGTCGGCGTGGCCCCGAACACCCCGCCCGGCGCTAAGGTCATCGTGACCTGGCCGGTGGTGCTCCTCGAGGAAGGAGAGTGAGGAGGACGGCATGAAGCGCGCTTCGATCCTGGGTGTGACCGTACCCCTGCTGGCGGCGTGCACGATGCTGTTTCCAGGCACGATGCCGCAATCGGCCGGCCGCGTGCCCGTTCCGGAGGCGTACATCGTGAACGCCTCGAGCACCATCCCCGACCCGCCCCCGGGGAAGATCGCGATGCGGCTACGGGTCGCCTACCTGCCCGACCCTTTGCCTGGGGAGGGGCTCACCTTCCACACGCCCGACCCTGAGGTGAATAGCCTCTGGGCGATGGAGTCCCTTGAGTCGGGGCAGGCGGTGCCCGCGGGCGCAGGCATCGAGGGAGGAGTGCTCTTCCTCGAGCCAGGGGAGGCGCGGATGATCACCCTGTGTACCGCAACCCCACGGACCATGCGGTCACCTTCGTGGCGGAACCCTACCAGATCCACCCTGTGGACCAGGTGCCGCACGCTTGGTTGACCTGTTTCTGCATGGCGTTCGTGTACGAGGCGCCCGCGGGGGGTAGCTGGTACCGGGTCATTCGCGTCACGGCCGGGCCGGACATCCCAGTGGGCTCCAAGGTTGACGTCACCTGGACGGTCCTGACCAACCCCGACTGGTTCCCCATGGAGGAGGTCGCATCCCGCGCGCATGACCGGTCGCGCGCGGAAAGGGGTGGGCCATGAGGCGCAGCGTTTGGGTGCTGTTGTGGCTCGCTCTGGCTGGGTGCGCGCCCCTCTACCCGGCGGCCGAACCGGCCGCTCCGGAACCGGACCCAATCCTCCAGGGAAAGGCGCTGGCCGCGCGGTTCGGCTGCACCTCCTGCCACTCCGCCGACGGCCGGCCGGGCATCGGCCCCACATGGAAGGGGTTGTACGGCTCGAGGCGGCCTTTGGCGGGGGGTGGGGAGGCCGTGGCCGATGAGGCGTACCTGCGCGAGTCGATCCTGCGCCCCAACGCCAAGATCGTGCAGGGCTTCCCGCCGAACGTCATGCCGCAGGACTTCGCCCAGAAGCTTTCCACCGAACAGATCGAGGCCATCCTCGCGTATATCCGGAGCTTAAAATAGGTGGTAGCGCCATGTACCGAATCGGGGAACTGTCCGCCCACACCCGGGTCAGCCGGGATGCCCTGCGCTTCTACGAGCGCCAGGGCCTTTTGCAGCCCGCCCAGCGCACCCAGGGAGGGTACCGGCTTTACACGGAGGCGGCCGTGGAGCGGGTGCGCTTCATCAAGCAGGCCCAGGCCCTGGGGATCACCCTCGAGGAGATCCGGCGGATCCTCGAAGCGCAGGCGGGGGGCCGCCCCCCCTGCCGTCACGTGCGCCGCTTGCTCCAGGAGAAGGTGGCAGCGGTAGCGCGCCGGATCGCGGAGCTCGAGGCGCTCCGGCGTGCGCTCGAGGCGCGGCTCCGCTGGGCGGAGGCCCACCCCGATCCGGCGTGCGATGGGGAGGGGCGGTGTGTTTACCTAACTCCTCCAGGGGAAAACATATCCCCCGGATAGGGATATGAATCCCGAATGAAATCTGGATGAATTTTCCCGTAGTTGACAGGGAATTCCACAACAGAGTAACCTGAGTATACGGATATCCCCTACTAGGGGATATGGATCTCCGGAGGTGAGCCACGAATGACCCCTGTCAAACTCAAGATCACCGGGATGACCTGCGCGCACTGCGCCCGCACGGTCGAACGCGCCCTTAAAAACGTCCCCGGCGTTGAAAAAGTGCGCGTCAACTACCTCAAGAAGGAGGCCGAAGTCCACGGCGAGGCCACCCCCGAGGCCCTGGCCGCGGCCGTCGAGGCTGCCGGGTACGGCGCATCCCCCAGGGGGGCATGATGGCGTACGACCTGATCGTGATCGGCAGCGGCTCGGCGGGCATGGGCGCGGCCCTGGAGGCCAAGGAACGCGGCGCGCGCGTGCTGGTCGTCGAGGCCGGCACGATCGGCGGTACCTGCGTCAACGTGGGGTGCGTCCCCTCCAAAACCCTCCTGCGCGCCGCCGAGGCCTACCACAAGGCCACCCACTCCCCCTTCGCCGGGGTGCGCCCCAAAGGCGCCGCGCTCGACTTCGCCGAGGTCCTCCGCCAAAAAGACGCCCTGATCCAAACCCTCCGCCAGGAGAA
This region of Marinithermus hydrothermalis DSM 14884 genomic DNA includes:
- a CDS encoding DUF92 domain-containing protein, with the translated sequence MLLAWFALAYGVGLAAERLGWLRAGSAWAAGLVGGLVLYGGGLPAAFLLLAFVAVGHWASRRNPNSEDRRGRTAPQVLANGLPAALALALGSPAFFLGALGAALADTLATEVGRAAPWAWRPDRGRVPSGTNAAVSLHGTLALLAGSALLSLAAPFFATQSMAVFLGGVAGAVLDSLTGFYLEERVPWWGNNLNNTIATAFGGLVALALA
- a CDS encoding CopZ family metallochaperone, giving the protein MTPVKLKITGMTCAHCARTVERALKNVPGVEKVRVNYLKKEAEVHGEATPEALAAAVEAAGYGASPRGA
- a CDS encoding HAD family hydrolase — its product is MRGTQAEVLVLDLDGTLRDLVQTDGKIPQATLEAVCRAHHARPRLHVVVNTGQTLEHVMGLVQQVFGRRVVYSGRFAVVYEHGAGVYLPGPLGVRKIPLYALLDRRLLRVFDRVREGIFHACRTALGWGCREFHLQGNEFNIALKPNAPEGSREADQVCRTAAALLLRVLAECAAAEDGQNASALEAALALEARREAKLSFLPPPNRAAPSVPDWLAVQFFYYPADLVGLSARQLTKVTGLEAVLHAWGLDQPRAVVLGDGEDDLEVMRAVAGWPGSLVACPEGAREAVRAYVTAASGVVYPPGRAELALEAAGLAGA
- a CDS encoding c-type cytochrome, with product MRRSVWVLLWLALAGCAPLYPAAEPAAPEPDPILQGKALAARFGCTSCHSADGRPGIGPTWKGLYGSRRPLAGGGEAVADEAYLRESILRPNAKIVQGFPPNVMPQDFAQKLSTEQIEAILAYIRSLK
- a CDS encoding heavy metal-responsive transcriptional regulator, with the protein product MYRIGELSAHTRVSRDALRFYERQGLLQPAQRTQGGYRLYTEAAVERVRFIKQAQALGITLEEIRRILEAQAGGRPPCRHVRRLLQEKVAAVARRIAELEALRRALEARLRWAEAHPDPACDGEGRCVYLTPPGENISPG
- a CDS encoding RelA/SpoT family protein: MMTSLVTPHTLWKHLEPKLGYLTPQQRNRVQEALEFAFTAHDGQHRKSGDPFITHPVAVAGILAELKMDEDTLIAGLLHDTVEDTDVTLDAIEARFGPTVRRIVEGETKVSKLPKIAESIEDEQAENLRQMFIAMTEDVRIIIVKLADRLHNMRTLEFMPPEKQQRISRETLEIFAPLAHRLGIGQIKWELEDLAFRYLHPEECAALEVRLSHHRAEHQAIVERAKAALEEALAKDYVLKLAVQEYTVTGRTKHLYSIWKKMERDGKTLEQIYDLLALRVILDPRPSSDPEEAKAREKQVCYHVIGLVHALWQPIPGRVKDYIAMPKPNGYQSLHTTVITWQGMPLEVQIRTREMHRIAEYGIAAHWLYKEGLTNPEEVKRRVSWLRAIQEWQQEFSSSREFVEAVTKDLLGGRVFVFTPKGQIINLPKGATPVDFAYHIHTEVGHSMIGAKVNGRIVPLSYELQNADIVEIITSKASTGPSKDWLNYAKTRSARSKIRHFFREQERGETLVKGQRALEKYLKRRGLPLPKEAELEAIAQKLLGHASPEDLYLAIVQGRVTTAQVARLLVPEEERTPRIAPPPDKKQPLNLGVYLEGDLKAPIKMASCCRPVRDDAILGYVTRGRGVTVHRTDCPNMKRLLREQPERCLAARWDSSTNGTYLVQLHIEADDRAGLLRDVLNVFALMGKSVLSADTQVSGTTASMQLRFEVKDAQELARIKEGIRKIPEIRRITRM
- a CDS encoding LysM peptidoglycan-binding domain-containing M23 family metallopeptidase, giving the protein MPCCLRWLLWLVVWGGSLALAQPAVWYEVQPGDTLYRIAQRYGTTIPALVAANRLEDPNVLAVGQRLRIPGEHPWPQTWPAPIQGVRVTPHPVVQGQAFGVRVALERPVPLEARFQGVRYPLAPREGAAVGVVAVGALTPPGVHDLEVTGPGIALRLPLRVVDGGYAREVIRIPPSRSGLLEAGRVRAELERVRAVCAAFELVQRWRGPWRYPVQPPVRTSRFGTRRAYNGGPYTSYHAGTDLKGAEGAPVYAPADGVVALAEPLEVRGNAVILRHGLGVCSGYGHLSRLAVRAGQVVRQGEVLGYVGQTGLVTGPHLHWEVRVRGVPVDPEAWVVPGVLSGRD
- a CDS encoding metal-sensitive transcriptional regulator is translated as MLKPVKVSELPEDTQKRLVHRLSRIEGHVRAVKRMLEEGQSCNDVLLQLAAIASAVGKVEAELLKAHLTSCVLGEGRERDVEELLKAIDRLF
- a CDS encoding NUDIX hydrolase, with product MQPRLGTLIYCLRDRQVLLMHRAKEPNLGLWVPPGGKLEPGEDPRAGALRELREETGLAAHDLRFRAVVTIVEHVPHGPDWWVLFLYAATQWAGTLREESPEGRLAWWPVREVPRLALPPADARFFARAVDLDAPPFHARYEFDAAFRLRSAEVHAV